One part of the Eucalyptus grandis isolate ANBG69807.140 chromosome 10, ASM1654582v1, whole genome shotgun sequence genome encodes these proteins:
- the LOC104422165 gene encoding transcription factor MYB20, protein MGRQPCCEKVGLKKGPWTAEEDKKLINFILTHGQCCWRAVPKLAGLLRCGKSCRLRWTNYLRPDLKRGLLSEQEEKLVIDLHAQLGNRWSKIASHLPGRTDNEIKNHWNTHIKKKLKKMGVDPVTHKPLVSNPSDPPQSLQNHHQQKEEQSCSTSSADAAKTPSADNFIDSVLTEAKEEEDGTSCMANASLLETIEVMDMNSFCTDEVPLIDPSDILVACPPSSSISSSSSSYNNGGGGGGGGNFIQELQFPDLDWSYGEFGNSGDGDNQHSKPWDDDDFINWDFLVGSVDDKTLMLDPHPVNSCQRSALDQSSWTNELVQ, encoded by the exons ATGGGAAGGCAGCCTTGCTGTGAGAAAGTGGGGTTGAAGAAAGGGCCGTGGACGGCGGAAGAGGACAAGAAGCTCATCAACTTCATCCTCACTCATGGCCAATGCTGTTGGAGAGCTGTTCCTAAACTTGCAG GATTACTGAGGTGTGGGAAGAGTTGCAGGCTCAGGTGGACGAATTATCTGAGGCCAGACCTGAAAAGGGGGCTCTTATCTGAACAGGAAGAGAAACTGGTCATTGACCTCCATGCCCAACTTGGCAACAG GTGGTCCAAGATTGCCTCTCACCTACCCGGAAGAACCGACAATGAGATCAAGAACCATTGGAACACTCACATCAAGAAAAAGCTCAAGAAGATGGGCGTCGACCCTGTCACCCACAAGCCATTGGTCTCAAACCCATCCGACCCGCCCCAGAGCCTGCAGAATCATCACCAGCAGAAGGAAGAGCAATCTTGCTCAACGAGTTCAGCCGATGCCGCAAAAACACCATCGGCTGATAATTTCATCGATTCGGTCCTAACcgaagccaaagaagaagaagacggaaCAAGCTGCATGGCAAATGCAAGCCTGCTCGAGACAATCGAGGTCATGGACATGAACAGTTTCTGCACAGACGAGGTCCCTCTGATCGACCCCAGCGACATTTTGGTCGCTtgccctccttcttcctcgatctcctcatcttcttcctcgtacaacaacggcggcggcggcgggggcggcggcaaCTTCATTCAAGAACTGCAGTTTCCTGACTTGGACTGGTCGTACGGTGAATTTGGCAATTCTGGCGACGGGGACAACCAACATAGCAAGCCGTGGGATGACGACGACTTCATCAACTGGGATTTTCTGGTCGGCAGCGTCGACGACAAGACGCTAATGCTCGATCCTCATCCGGTGAATTCGTGCCAAAGATCGGCTCTGGATCAGTCATCTTGGACCAATGAGCTAGTGCAGTAA